A single genomic interval of Drosophila virilis strain 15010-1051.87 chromosome 2, Dvir_AGI_RSII-ME, whole genome shotgun sequence harbors:
- the LOC6630848 gene encoding cilia- and flagella-associated protein 58 has product MPDRKLRKKKIVEKSDSAHWRSLMLDPKYDDQVEAAQLNLIEDLNDDFFAISYELVQNIVPVNNFLASKMKLFVDILARLHAYYVDEVKAAKDTQAKVDSANEKLQLAIEASADSQNLMERLRESLAEAWRTTDAAQYREALSRDAQGDYTTKENHARLMNSTDSRRTKEMRIRGVVFRERDRLARELKEYQKRLETNRVYASSLEAIILDHRTTIKSQQNRVKQLESDLFGLEHKNRQLVESLQDKVISQRKEMEYMNTVNQELRVFEKKFHEHSTINNNLRQTIDRLSNENFNLIKINHKMDEEQRRFKAMLTNLETTNKALLHERDELERSIRLSLADKKKKADIYLLLNRRFHQLSKKNAEYAEQEAHLHNELTALEKKLLVTNGQLEDTIRQKEDITRTHKKLQTEVSTHNDAMAALRHDLVLQRHRTHDVQSELSRANKFLDDKDCMIHKIKREVNELQAEGNELNKTIESLEAKVARKTEKVTELKEKLDHKHESYLKAKKQMEIVHSEKIMLEKNLDMCGRERQRLQNINGKLSFQINQLCQQLATNEKEITAHKNRIDQLDNLLKHKQNEIHAKDRHLERVRTDLSETKMHAEQLQHTIEQDEKRFKQISISLEEVNKEKSLVGQQMVRRNGELRIQQEQLAMMQLAIKRGTMQYNQRVDDIRLLKTEITNLSMSNACLQRAINDKSNMRHEVVRLERQLNRERLHVAAFTEEMKYPYRIHRWRVLIGKDPGKYQLIRKIQVLLKRNIRLSVERVNMERRLQDIQRLYDTLKEQLQHMPDPNTVNRLWLQQRANQRQRRKVKAMQAELAINEIDLKSRDLIIDEFQQVIKKEQLLQQPNKAIDKLLKIVSVSRKSHANKHQQVFHMSSNSSVQCGEFAYSAA; this is encoded by the exons ATGCCGGACCGGAAGTTGCGCAAAAAGAAAATCGTTGAAAAATCAGATTCGGCACATTGGCGTTCGCTGATGCTCGATCCAAAGTACGATGACCAGGTGGAAGCGGCACAGTTGAATCTGATTGAGGATTTAAACGATGATTTCTTTGCCATATCGTACGAGCTAGTGCAGAATATAGTGCCTGTCAATAACTTTCTGGCCAGCAAGATGAAGCTTTTCGTTGACATTTTGGCCAGATTGCATGCATACTACGTGGATGAGGTGAAAGCTGCCAAGGATACGCAGGCGAAGGTCGATTCCGCAAATGAAAAGCTACAGCTGGCCATTGAGGCGTCTGCCGATTCGCAGAATTTGATGGAACGACTGCGCGAATCGTTGGCCGAGGCCTGGCGCACAACTGATGCGGCCCAATATCGCGAGGCCCTGTCGCGGGACGCTCAAGGGGACTATACCACGAAGGAGAATCATGCCAGGTTAATGAACTCCACTGACAGTCGTCGTAC CAAGGAAATGCGCATACGCGGCGTTGTCTTTCGGGAACGCGATCGTCTGGCCAGAGAGCTGAAGGAATACCAAAAGCGTCTGGAAACGAATCGCGTGTATGCCTCTTCGCTGGAGGCCATCATTTTAGATCATCGCACGACGATCAAGTCTCAGCAAAATCGTGTCAAGCAGCTCGAATCGGATTTATTTGGCCTAGAGCACAAGAATCGTCAACTTGTGGAGAGCCTGCAGGATAAGGTCATCAGCCAGCGCAAGGAAATGGAGTATATGAATACAGTGAATCAGGAACTGCGCGTTTTTGAGAAAAAATTTCATGAGCACtcgaccattaataataaTCTACGACAGACAATAGATCGGCTCTCGAATGAGAACTTCAATTTGATAAAGATCAATCATAAAATGGACGAGGAGCAACGCCGCTTCAAAGCGATGCTCACAAATTTGGAAACCACCAATAAAGCGCTGCTGCACGAAAGGGATGAATTGGAGCGATCAATTCGACTAAGTCTGGCCGATAAGAAAAAGAAAGCCGATATCTATCTGCTGCTCAATCGTCGATTCCATCAGCTGTCTAAGAAGAACGCCGAATACGCTGAGCAAGAGGCGCACCTACA TAACGAGCTGACTGCGCTCGAAAAGAAACTGTTGGTGACCAATGGGCAACTGGAGGATACGATACGGCAGAAGGAGGATATCACACGGACTCATAAAAAGTTGCAAACGGAGGTGTCCACTCATAACGATGCGATGGCTGCATTGCGGCACGATCTGGTCCTGCAACGGCATCGCACCCATGATGTGCAGAGCGAGCTGAGTCGtgcaaacaagtttttggaCGACAAGGATTGCATGATACACAAGATCAAGAGGGAGGTCAATGAGCTGCAGGCAGAGGGCAATGAGCTGAACAAGACAATCGAGTCATTGGAAG CAAAAGTGGCTAGAAAAACGGAGAAAGTGACGGAACTTAAGGAGAAGCTGGATCATAAGCACGAGAGCTATCTGAAGGCGAAAAAACAAATGGAAATCGTGCACAGCGAGAAGATAATGCTGGAGAAGAATCTGGACATGTGCGGCCGGGAGAGACAGAGATTGCAGAATATCAATGGCAAGCTCAGCTTTCAGATAAATCAATTGTGCCAGCAATTGGCCACCAACGAGAAGGAAATAACTGCCCATAAGAATCGCATCGATCAGCTGGACAATCTGTTGAAGCACAAGCAGAACGAGATTCACGCCAAGGATCGCCATCTGGAGCGCGTGCGTACCGATCTGAGCGAGACGAAAATGCATGcggagcaactgcagcacaCCATCGAGCAGGATGAGAAGCGTTTCAAACAGATCTCCATCAGCCTGGAAGAGGTCAACAAGGAGAAGTCACTGGTCGGCCAGCAAATGGTGCGACGAAACGGCGAACTGCGCATCCAGCAGGAGCAGCTCGCTATGATGCAGCTGGCCATCAAGCGCGGTACCATGCAGTACAATCAACGGGTGGACGATATACGGCTGCTCAAAACGGAGATCACCAATCTGTCCATGTCCAATGCGTGTTTGCAGCGTGCAATCAACGATAAGTCTAACATGCGCCACGAGGTTGTGCGGCTCGAGCGTCAGCTCAATCGTGAACGCCTGCACGTGGCCGCGTTCACGGAGGAGATGAAGTATCCATATCGCATACATCGCTGGCGTGTGCTAATCGGCAAGGATCCGGGTAAATATCAATTGATACGCAAAATTCAGGTGCTGCTCAAGCGCAACATACGGCTCAGCGTTGAGCGTGTCAATATGGAGCGTCGCTTGCAGGACATACAGCGACTGTACGATACGCTcaaggagcagctgcagcatatGCCCGATCCCAATACCGTAAACCGTCTCTGGCTGCAGCAGCGCGCCAATCAGCGGCAGAGACGCAAGGTGAAGGCAATGCAAGCCGAGCTGGCCATCAATGAGATTGATCTGAAGTCGCGGGATTTGATCATTGATGAGTTTCAGCAGGTGATCAAaaaggagcagctgctgcagcagcccaACAAAGCGATCGATAAGCTACTTAAAATCGTCTCCGTATCGCGCAAAAGCCATGCCAACAAGCACCAGCAGGTCTTCCACATGAGCTCCAATAGCAGCGTGCAATGCGGCGAATTTGCATACTCTGCCGCTTGA